Sequence from the Seriola aureovittata isolate HTS-2021-v1 ecotype China chromosome 6, ASM2101889v1, whole genome shotgun sequence genome:
TCAGATAACAgcgctcttattttgaaatgaaaccagtgtttgacgatgatgatgatgatgatgatgacggtggTGGTTCTAACCTGGATGAAGAGCCAGGAGGTGACCAGGGCCAGGCTGCTGTACTGGCCATTGAAGCGGTAGTGATAGGCGTAGAAGGCGAAGTGGTAGAGATAGAAGAACCTGAGACACAACAGAGTCATTAACGAACTCACTCATTAACTCAGTCTTAACAGTGTGAGCTAAACTTATTAACTTCTGAACTCCTTGAATCATTTAACCTGTTAATATTATTAGTGgataaaaagttaattaaaatcTCATCAACTAGCAGCTGAGTCCTGACATAAACCCTTCACTTTAATAACAATTTAAACTTCTCATCAAACTcgtcaataataataacaattaacaCTGATGGAAATTATGTCATCAAGTTGTTAAACTCGTTAGTTCATTAAGAACTTTTTGAATTAATGtttagtttttcaaattaaaagacaggATCTGTGTCTGACAGACTCAAGTGTATGCTCTGATCATTCAGGATTAGTTCAAGTCAATTGAGGTTAATTAAGGTTCTTTAACAAGACAGTGGCACGAGCTGCTGTTGGTCATGTGACTCACCTAAGCCAGTGACGTTTGCTGGTGTTGGTGTGGCAGCAGATGGCGTCGTACTGATCGGCCAACCAGACAATGAGGATGATGTAGAAAGCTGTGGTCGTGTCATTGAAGAACTCCGACATGATGGCCTCCATACCTAAAGATAGGAAGTGACATGTCAACACAGGTGTGGTCGACTTTACCTGGGAGACTCCAGGTCTGAAAACATCTGATGTAATCAATCAGGGAGGGTAATGTAATAAAgtaccaatcaatcaatcagtcaggaCTTGGGACTGTCAGTCCTGAATGTGGTACAAAGTAGGACTTGATTTCAACCTGGTCTGGTCTCGACTCAGGACTTGACTGTCAGGACCTGAGAATGGTCTGATCCAGACTGTCAGACCTGGTCAGACCCGACCCAGACTCAGATCCAGACTTTGTGATGTGAACTTACCGACGAGGGCCAGGATGACGGTGAGCAGAGGGGCTGCTGGGAAGGCGATGGTCATGTTCATCTCCAACATCTGAAGCAGATCCACTGAAGGGGGACAGACAGAAACCAGATCAACACCAAGTGGATCCTCCAGATAAGAGGTCCGGTTCTACCAGTCTGATCTGTATCTAAGCTTCTACTTCAAGGACTgagaacagaaacactgaactgGGTTACATTATACTGGTCAGGTTCAGAGGAGACTGACCGATGAAGACAAAGATCTGGTGGTGAGAGTATCTGAGCAGCATCGACACAGAGAGAGTCTGAAAACCACAAGACATCAAACATcagtaagaataataataataacaacaataatatgaataatatgaataatatgaagaagaagaagaagaagaagaagaagaagaagtcagacTGACTTCTTGACTTACAAATATGACCATGATGACGAAGGCGGCCAGGTAGGAGGTTCTGGCCATCCACATGCTGACGAAGCGGTAATGTTCTCCAGAGACCACGTTCCTCAGGAACCCTGCAGAGAAccacactgtgacatcattacCTGATTCATCCAACACCTGGTCAACTAGAAACCTGCTTCTGTGATCTGGACTAGAAAAACTCAGGTAGTCTGTGTAGTCTGGGTCGGGATCAGACGAACCTGGTTGGTAGTATCAATAAAACTACCTTTGTTCTCCTCGTTCTCAGCGAGAGCCTTCACACTGGACATCAGGATGTCATCGTAGCCCAGGAACTCATCGAGCAAGAAACGACTGAAGCCGTCACCGAAACACTCGTCCTTCATGGGATCTACACAGAGACATGAGTCATGTGACTGAGGCAGGTGCATCAGGTAGAAGCCACGTGACCGATGcaggtgtgtcaggtgtgtcagTGCTAACCCAGAGTTACGACCATGACGGGGATGTTGAGTCTCTGCCTGGTACTCTGAGACAAACGGAGGAAGCCATACTCCAGAGAATACTCTACGATGTATTCTTCCTGAGgccacactgaaacacaaccacaataaaaaataataataataataataataataacaacaacaacaataatagtaataacaacaataacaataaagatGAACAGTAGTTTCAGTGGATGTTAcgtcactttttcttttatcaggCTTGATGAGTCAGACATTGATTTCACCACAATCACTGTCTGACAGATAAAACAATCAATCATCAATATCAGATCAATAGATTTCAGCCTCTAACAGGAGACATGCTGCAGTCAGGAGCATGAAGAGGAGGGgtcaagaggaggaggaggaggattcaggaggaggagggtttaCCTGCTCTGGTCATCATCTCCAGTTCAGACACTGACTCCTTCAGCAGCTGCGTACCTTTAGTGGTCTGGGCAAAGGAGACGTCCTGGCTGTCGttgactcctcctcctgctgctgctgctccgccTCCTCTTGCTCCACCTCCGACCAGAGAGGGCTTCAGACGAGGCTCCATGTCCAGCTCAAACTgtaggagacagacagacaggtgagaacaggtcCAGCCAAGGTCCTGGTCCTCAGATCCACGTTCCCCATCAGGTCTCTCTGGGCTGACCATGATCAGATCTTTAATACTGATCCTACTGAGTTCTGATTCTGACAGACCTGAACCTGGAACAAAtctgatccagatccagaaAGTCCTGGTTTAAACATTAACCACACAGTACCCACTGGGGGGGACAAACCCAGGACCAGAACCTGAGTCTCACCTGCACTGAGCTGTTATCAAACATCTCCAGGgtcatctcctcttcctcctcctcttcctcctgcagcgCTGCCAGACTGAgccccaccctccctcctcctcctccttcctctgcctccagctcctcctggaggGCTGCTGAATCGTAGTACTGCAGGAAGACCGGGGCCCTGCTGGAGTTCCTCTGGATCTCCACCCGCAGGATGCCGTCACGGGGCCAGCGCTCCCTCACCGCCTCCAGACAGTTGATGGGCGAGCGAGAGAAGGCGATGTGGATGTAGGCGAGGATGAAGAGGACGAAGAGcgcctgaggaggaggaggggggaggagttAAGACTGAACCTTCAACAATATCTGAACACACTGAAGACTAAAGACCAGAATCAAGAGCTCAGACCCCGAGTCAGGGTCACAGACCGGGTGAAGGATCATCACTGTGGTCAGACAAAAACATGGCCATGCTCAGGTCTGTTTTATTCATGGAGGATATTCACTAtataaaaagcttttattctgaaatttgTGAATAgaaggacttttacttttatctttgaCTTCAGTCTGACCTTTAACAGTCTGATCACTGTGGCCCTGCTGTGTTAAAGCTTGGACACAGAGACCTGAGGTGGTGTGACACGTGGACCTGGTCCTGACTGTACCCTGGAGGACTCAGCAGGTCTGAGGTCGAT
This genomic interval carries:
- the tmem259 gene encoding membralin isoform X1, whose product is MSENQANNNNNVPVNNNNMGPNRIRNPNMNQNPLINVRDRLFHALFFKMAVTYARLFPPSFRRVFEFFVLLKALFVLFILAYIHIAFSRSPINCLEAVRERWPRDGILRVEIQRNSSRAPVFLQYYDSAALQEELEAEEGGGGGRVGLSLAALQEEEEEEEEMTLEMFDNSSVQFELDMEPRLKPSLVGGGARGGGAAAAGGGVNDSQDVSFAQTTKGTQLLKESVSELEMMTRAVWPQEEYIVEYSLEYGFLRLSQSTRQRLNIPVMVVTLDPMKDECFGDGFSRFLLDEFLGYDDILMSSVKALAENEENKGFLRNVVSGEHYRFVSMWMARTSYLAAFVIMVIFTLSVSMLLRYSHHQIFVFIVDLLQMLEMNMTIAFPAAPLLTVILALVGMEAIMSEFFNDTTTAFYIILIVWLADQYDAICCHTNTSKRHWLRFFYLYHFAFYAYHYRFNGQYSSLALVTSWLFIQHSMIYFFHHYELPAILQQIRIQEMLLQNQQAGHANQTALQDNLNNNHAAAAAAAAAGPRPTDTPQPGPVDTPQPQADPQPSSSPAAGGGGEVRSELNWVAQTAAIIAESLSSSAQRLPDSIEPLPVSGAGAAGGQGSAGAGEISVVAEFWMGGGGGGGRGGAGGGGGGGGGGGGDDEDPNAVSVEIKTTAGADPPPSHPIRGLQAEAGVSEAGVSEAGPVAAEPPQTDCPPLQSPGTNWDCRPPQQQQTPSQTPS
- the tmem259 gene encoding membralin isoform X2 — its product is MSENQANNNNNVPVNNNNMGPNRIRNPNMNQNPLINVRDRLFHALFFKMAVTYARLFPPSFRRVFEFFVLLKALFVLFILAYIHIAFSRSPINCLEAVRERWPRDGILRVEIQRNSSRAPVFLQYYDSAALQEELEAEEGGGGGRVGLSLAALQEEEEEEEEMTLEMFDNSSVQFELDMEPRLKPSLVGGGARGGGAAAAGGGVNDSQDVSFAQTTKVWPQEEYIVEYSLEYGFLRLSQSTRQRLNIPVMVVTLDPMKDECFGDGFSRFLLDEFLGYDDILMSSVKALAENEENKGFLRNVVSGEHYRFVSMWMARTSYLAAFVIMVIFTLSVSMLLRYSHHQIFVFIVDLLQMLEMNMTIAFPAAPLLTVILALVGMEAIMSEFFNDTTTAFYIILIVWLADQYDAICCHTNTSKRHWLRFFYLYHFAFYAYHYRFNGQYSSLALVTSWLFIQHSMIYFFHHYELPAILQQIRIQEMLLQNQQAGHANQTALQDNLNNNHAAAAAAAAAGPRPTDTPQPGPVDTPQPQADPQPSSSPAAGGGGEVRSELNWVAQTAAIIAESLSSSAQRLPDSIEPLPVSGAGAAGGQGSAGAGEISVVAEFWMGGGGGGGRGGAGGGGGGGGGGGGDDEDPNAVSVEIKTTAGADPPPSHPIRGLQAEAGVSEAGVSEAGPVAAEPPQTDCPPLQSPGTNWDCRPPQQQQTPSQTPS